In one window of Oryza sativa Japonica Group chromosome 9, ASM3414082v1 DNA:
- the LOC4346690 gene encoding disease resistance protein RGA2 — protein sequence MAVRRAPLPVGPRAAADGNPAPPGESSKGPGLDGEFRQLVDIADEGVKLVNDAELRLKKRACDNPKDLAAWLRRLQSAKEDLDDALDEFRASMAAQRRRPEQDQERKKSIRHWFSRSSANHEVDKKMKITTEKLNKKFHGILQNGRELGLQPIKLQRHSRISEFPGDLSPQYTLVGDIEQEKLKLINKLTGSESTSAVIAIFGLGGIGKTMLARKVHDDLLTESAFSTVVWVNGSKSFTKKKLLRAILSSSGGKPGEAKKKSNEQIEDMLVTILGAKKFLLVLDDVWADQIHQDFLKVSLQAQQGSRILLTTQDEGVLRQIASDDIHKVNKLSFPDCWSLLCSSACLDEQDCDALTDIGITIIQKCNKVPLAIKVLGGLLGTKNPRREEWQEVISESEGWTLENVPDGMEEICLPIYLAYYSLPYHLKLCFDYCLQLPEGFVIRPQIVTQLWIAEGFIREQDNRNPEDIAEQYYKELVLRNLLQPEIGCFDMSKCTVHDCVKSLLQPSTKDKKSTDSTEGTKFFRSFRTAFVYKNPSGDRGLNWLINLRSLINLRSLDLTGTCIRYIPKSLEHLHHLRLLNLSLTQVLELPESIESLSNLQFLILRCCYWLETLPEEISNLVSLRSLDLEGTTPHIVLSRLSALEQLTALHGFIVDHNAAVPDNDHQNGWPMKELSPLNSLRSLQIMGIDRVPDESRAQEANLASKSHLTHLELCGSSTSDSQVFVPEEEQDRWLSVLCGLQPPQCLEYLKIASYYGSSLPDWILQLRNLQRLVLTDCKLCDSLPALGQLQQLKFLTINGCPKLRIIEWRTGATTKLVFPKLEQLDLRDMQALESLDRFKHGDLLSLTKFHLENSPKLRSLPSGLGYCKVLTSMKIVGADSLQVIDNLPMLKELVVQDCRELVMISNLPVLQVLVVVDCSMLQDLRGVAGLRHVRLVDRVTKELPDWLTGHEAPLLQTFTIVGTTELLRKLVPNSKGWSAIRNMDRVYANLPDGAPFLAYNKGRPDFQMIKTAVGPQLEDRPSAYIILRKLVRMASQTGLLDSLKRYFLPPLAIVLVLLLLATRDFTLIGILLAFFAAIACLAGFYYIYIQKASG from the coding sequence ATTCGCCATTGGTTCTCACGCTCATCAGCTAACCATGAGGTTGACAAGAAAATGAAAATCACTACTGAAAAGCTGAATAAGAAATTCCATGGGATCTTACAGAATGGTCGTGAACTTGGCCTTCAACCAATCAAATTGCAAAGACACAGTCGAATATCTGAATTTCCTGGGGATCTCTCACCCCAGTACACTCTTGTAGGAGATATTGAACAAGAAAAGTTGAAGTTGATCAACAAATTGACTGGCAGCGAAAGCACCAGTGCTGTCATTGCAATCTTTGGGTTGGGTGGAATTGGCAAGACTATGTTGGCACGAAAAGTACATGATGATCTCCTCACAGAAAGTGCATTCAGCACTGTTGTATGGGTAAATGGCTCCAAATCTTTCACTAAAAAGAAATTGCTACGTGCAATTCTAAGTTCTTCTGGTGGCAAGCCTGGagaggcaaaaaaaaagagcaatgaGCAAATTGAGGACATGTTGGTTACAATACTTGGAGCAAAGAAATTCTTACTGGTACTTGATGATGTATGGGCTGACCAGATTCATCAGGATTTTCTAAAAGTTAGCTTGCAAGCACAGCAAGGAAGCCGAATTCTGTTGACTACCCAGGATGAGGGAGTTCTGAGGCAAATTGCTTCTGATGACATCCACAAAGTAAACAAATTGAGTTTCCCCGATTGTTGGTCTCTGCTCTGCAGTAGTGCTTGCCTGGATGAACAGGATTGCGACGCATTAACAGATATTGGTATAACAATTATCCAGAAATGTAACAAGGTTCCATTGGCTATCAAAGTTTTGGGTGGTCTCCTAGGAACAAAGAACCCAAGAAGAGAGGAGTGGCAGGAAGTGATCAGTGAGAGTGAAGGGTGGACTCTTGAGAACGTTCCTGATGGCATGGAGGAAATATGTCTCCCCATCTACTTAGCCTATTACAGTCTGCCATATCATTTGAAATTATGTTTTGATTACTGCTTGCAGCTCCCTGAAGGATTTGTTATTAGGCCACAAATTGTTACTCAGCTATGGATAGCAGAGGGCTTTATTCGAGAACAAGATAACCGCAACCCTGAAGATATCGCAGAACAGTATTACAAGGAATTGGTTCTAAGAAATCTTCTGCAGCCTGAGATTGGGTGCTTTGACATGTCGAAATGCACAGTGCATGATTGTGTAAAGTCCTTGCTGCAACCTTCAACTAAAGACAAGAAATCAACAGATAGCACCGAAGGGACAAAGTTTTTTAGAAGCTTCAGGACAGCTTTTGTCTACAAGAATCCATCAGGAGATCGCGGCCTCAATTGGCTCATAAATTTGAGATCTCTCATAAATTTGAGATCTCTTGACCTTACTGGTACTTGCATTAGGTACATACCGAAGTCACTAGAACATCTACATCACCTTAGGCTCTTAAACCTCTCACTGACACAAGTTTTAGAGCTTCCGGAATCTATTGAGAGCCTCAGCAACCTGCAGTTCTTGATACTTCGGTGTTGCTATTGGCTCGAAACCCTGCCAGAGGAAATTAGTAATCTGGTCAGCTTGCGGAGCCTTGATTTGGAAGGGACTACACCACATATAGTTCTGTCAAGATTATCAGCCCTGGAGCAGCTAACTGCACTGCATGGTTTCATAGTAGACCACAATGCGGCAGTACCCGACAATGATCATCAGAACGGATGGCCTATGAAAGAGCTGAGTCCTTTGAACTCATTGCGGAGCCTGCAGATAATGGGCATCGATAGAGTTCCAGATGAATCTAGGGCGCAAGAAGCTAACCTAGCAAGCAAGTCTCACCTCACACATCTTGAGTTATGTGGTAGTAGCACCAGTGATTCACAAGTCTTTGTACCAGAGGAAGAACAAGATAGATGGCTCAGTGTGCTTTGCGGTCTCCAACCTCCACAATGCTTGGAATATCTCAAAATAGCGAGCTATTATGGATCATCTCTTCCGGATTGGATATTGCAACTTCGAAACCTCCAGCGGCTTGTGCTTACCGATTGCAAACTCTGTGATAGCCTCCCAGCATTGGGGCAGCTACAACAACTGAAGTTCCTCACAATCAATGGATGTCCTAAGTTACGCATCATCGAGTGGCGGACTGGTGCTACGACTAAACTGGTATTTCCAAAGCTAGAGCAGCTGGACCTCAGGGACATGCAGGCCTTGGAATCATTGGATAGGTTTAAACATGGTGACCTGCTTTCCCTGACCAAATTTCACCTAGAGAACAGTCCCAAATTGAGATCCCTCCCATCTGGCCTTGGTTACTGCAAGGTACTGACAAGTATGAAGATTGTTGGTGCTGATAGCCTCCAAGTGATTGACAACCTTCCTATGCTCAAGGAATTGGTTGTCCAAGACTGCAGAGAACTTGTCATGATCTCAAATCTTCCAGTGCTTCAGGTCCTGGTAGTCGTTGACTGCTCCATGCTGCAAGATTTGAGGGGAGTTGCAGGCCTAAGGCATGTCCGCCTCGTGGACAGAGTGACGAAAGAACTTCCAGATTGGTTGACAGGCCATGAGGCTCCTCTGCTGCAAACATTCACCATAGTCGGCACGACAGAACTACTCAGGAAGTTAGTTCCCAACAGCAAAGGCTGGTCGGCTATACGTAACATGGACAGAGTTTATGCAAATTTGCCTGATGGGGCCCCGTTCTTGGCTTACAACAAGGGCAGACCTGATTTTCAAATGATTAAGACAGCGGTTGGCCCTCAGTTGGAAGATCGTCCTTCTGCATATATTATCCTCAGAAAGCTTGTCAGGATGGCCTCACAAACTGGCCTTCTGGATAGCTTAAAACGGTATTTCCTCCCTCCACTTGCCATTGTTCTTGTACTCTTGCTGCTGGCAACCAGAGACTTCACGCTCATTGGAATCTTGCTCGCCTTCTTTGCGGCAATAGCATGCCTTGCTGggttttattatatatatattcagaaAGCTTCAGGGTGA